In Brachypodium distachyon strain Bd21 chromosome 2, Brachypodium_distachyon_v3.0, whole genome shotgun sequence, one genomic interval encodes:
- the LOC100846191 gene encoding uncharacterized protein LOC100846191: MGGSSWVRTMTSPFRKACTIFGPPPHKEGKKQPQQQQPTSAMMHHIVEAERAKLHCEVMACAYEDVQVMWSMLDKAKIQEFNGS, encoded by the exons ATGGGTGGTTCTTCGTGGGTGCGCACCATGACGTCGCCGTTCCGGAAAGCCTGCACCATCTTCGGCCCACCGCCGCACAAGGAGGGCAAgaagcagccgcagcagcagcagcccaccTCAG CGATGATGCATCACATCGTGGAGGCCGAGAGGGCCAAGCTGCACTGTGAGGTGATGGCGTGCGCTTACGAGGACGTGCAAGTCATGTGGTCCATGCTCGACAAGGCGAAGATCCAGGAATTCAATGGCAGCTAG
- the LOC112270694 gene encoding agamous-like MADS-box protein AGL80, with protein MGRKKVSLQRIPNDAARRATFRNRHDVLVKKASELSTLCNIKACVIVYGEGEAQPEVWSFVDEVVPILHRYKAMPEIGQCKKTVTQEDFLRQRIDKLKRQVHKAVQENRELDTACLVHKAMLGHLPRLEGLTVEEAANVGHQETWLNKVRPPQVHSGFTGGNNATSSMAHNNMASTNASGGFSRQCHAGTGNSSSSFHHM; from the exons ATGGGTCGCAAGAAGGTGAGCCTCCAGCGGATCCCCAATGACGCGGCCCGGCGCGCCACCTTCAGAAACCGCCACGATGTCCTAGTGAAGAAGGCGAGTGAGCTATCCACTCTCTGCAACATCAAGGCTTGTGTGATTGTGTATGGCGAGGGAGAGGCGCAGCCCGAGGTGTGGTCATTTGTCGATGAGGTGGTACCCATTCTGCATCGATATAAGGCCATGCCTGAGATTGGACAGTGCAAGAAAACTGTGACCCAGGAGGACTTCCTCCGCCAGCGCATCGACAAGCTCAAAAGGCAGGTCCACAAGGCGGTCCAAGAGAACCGTGAACTTGACACGGCATGCCTAGTGCACAAGGCCATGCTTGGCCACCTCCCGAGACTCGAGGGCCTCACCgtcgaggaggccgccaaTGTTG GCCATCAGGAGACTTGGCTCAACAAGGTGAGGCCCCCTCAGGTCCACAGTGGATTTACTGGTGGCAACAATGCTACCTCCAGCATGGCCCACAACAACATGGCTAGCACCAATGCCAGTGGAGGGTTCTCACGGCAGTGTCATGCTGGTACTGGCAATTCTAGTTCGTCTTTCCATCACATGTAA